The following are encoded in a window of Lactobacillus panisapium genomic DNA:
- a CDS encoding M42 family metallopeptidase, which yields MEKEQEIKMLKAFSDANSTSGFEGEFVKLFTDTVKDIADVKVDGMLNVYAAKKENQAGRPIIQLDAHSDAVGFITQAVRPNGMIKFVPLGGWVKYNIPALRVKIRNRDGEYVPGVVATKPPHFMTEEERDNVPEVEDMSVDVGSSSREETINDYKIDTGCPIFVDVKCEYNEKTGLFFGKDFDDRFGAAAMADVLDNLNGEKTDFNVVAALSSQEEVGLRGAYVTARSIKPDLGIVLESCPADDTFTPKWLSQTGLKRGPMLRDMDTSFLPNPKFQQYACELADKNNIPYTRSVRTGGGQDGAAIYYENGAPTIVIGIPVRYEHSAYCFSAYQDFKASVDLTCAIIRDLTKEKLASFSQF from the coding sequence ATGGAAAAAGAACAAGAAATAAAAATGCTCAAAGCTTTTTCGGATGCTAATTCAACTTCCGGCTTTGAAGGTGAATTCGTTAAGCTTTTTACTGATACAGTAAAGGATATTGCTGATGTAAAAGTTGATGGGATGCTCAACGTTTACGCTGCTAAAAAAGAAAATCAGGCTGGTCGGCCAATCATTCAGCTTGATGCCCACTCTGATGCCGTGGGTTTTATAACTCAGGCAGTTAGACCAAACGGAATGATCAAGTTTGTTCCGCTTGGCGGCTGGGTTAAATATAATATTCCAGCTTTACGGGTAAAGATTAGAAACCGTGACGGTGAATATGTTCCTGGCGTAGTGGCAACTAAGCCACCGCACTTCATGACTGAAGAAGAACGAGACAATGTACCAGAAGTAGAAGATATGTCAGTTGATGTTGGTTCTAGTTCTCGTGAAGAAACAATTAATGACTATAAAATTGATACGGGTTGTCCCATTTTTGTTGACGTCAAGTGCGAATACAATGAAAAAACCGGTCTTTTCTTCGGTAAGGATTTTGATGACCGTTTCGGTGCAGCTGCAATGGCTGATGTTTTGGATAATCTCAACGGCGAAAAGACTGACTTTAACGTTGTAGCCGCACTTTCAAGTCAAGAAGAAGTCGGCTTACGGGGAGCGTACGTAACAGCTAGAAGTATTAAGCCAGACCTAGGGATTGTGCTTGAATCATGTCCAGCAGATGATACATTTACTCCAAAATGGCTTTCTCAAACAGGCTTAAAGCGTGGACCAATGCTGCGTGATATGGACACTTCATTTTTACCTAATCCAAAATTCCAACAATACGCATGTGAATTAGCGGATAAAAACAATATTCCATATACTCGTTCGGTTCGGACCGGTGGCGGACAAGATGGTGCAGCAATTTACTATGAAAATGGTGCGCCAACAATTGTTATCGGAATTCCAGTGCGTTACGAGCATTCGGCCTACTGCTTTAGCGCATATCAAGACTTTAAGGCCTCAGTTGACTTAACTTGTGCAATTATCCGTGATTTAACTAAAGAAAAGTTGGCTAGTTTTAGTCAATTTTAA
- a CDS encoding SDR family NAD(P)-dependent oxidoreductase yields the protein MLEGKVAVVTGAAQGIGFAISEEFAKQKSDVVLTDYNPEVTKVAAKLNEQYAGKIKGLVLNVMDTASIKQGLQEIITDYGKIDYVMNNAGGGVLKPFAELTDEDFDKTVNLDLRGTFLCMREEIKLFLKQGYGSIVNTSALGSVYNPGGMGAYNAAKNGIIGMTQAAAIDYADKNIRVNSVAPGLTKTPLNEGGFLDKILPTVPMKRAETAAEVAKVFVFVASQATFMTGQTILSDGGVSVGLK from the coding sequence ATGTTAGAAGGAAAAGTTGCTGTTGTTACTGGTGCTGCGCAAGGAATTGGTTTTGCGATTAGTGAAGAATTTGCTAAGCAAAAAAGCGATGTTGTGTTGACCGACTACAATCCAGAAGTAACTAAAGTTGCTGCTAAACTCAACGAACAGTACGCCGGTAAAATTAAGGGCTTGGTTTTAAATGTTATGGACACAGCTAGTATCAAACAGGGTCTGCAAGAAATTATTACCGACTACGGTAAGATTGATTATGTGATGAACAATGCCGGTGGTGGCGTACTAAAACCATTTGCTGAATTGACAGATGAAGATTTTGACAAAACTGTGAACTTAGATTTGCGCGGAACCTTTTTATGCATGCGTGAAGAAATTAAATTGTTTTTGAAACAAGGCTATGGTTCAATTGTTAACACCAGTGCACTCGGAAGTGTTTATAATCCGGGTGGAATGGGCGCGTATAATGCTGCTAAAAACGGCATCATTGGTATGACACAAGCAGCGGCAATTGATTATGCGGATAAGAATATTCGGGTAAACAGTGTAGCACCGGGCTTAACCAAAACACCGCTAAATGAAGGTGGCTTTTTGGATAAAATTTTACCAACTGTTCCAATGAAAAGGGCAGAAACTGCTGCAGAAGTTGCCAAAGTCTTCGTTTTCGTTGCTAGTCAAGCAACCTTTATGACAGGCCAAACCATTTTAAGTGATGGCGGTGTTTCTGTCGGCTTGAAGTAA
- a CDS encoding tyrosine-protein phosphatase, whose amino-acid sequence MTTEITNWRSLGGYVSSDGRKVKEGLLFRCGQLFDLTDEQKDRVQNYYKIKRLVDFRGDEERQEYPDYLWSELDYEIIDVLKDTGTNQASVDEIVSANSNVEQDMLKTYEELALAESAKQGYHDFLLTLMTDPVPVAFHCFAGKDRTGVAAALILKSLDVSEEQIFTDYLKTISARKKANEEILEYLKDKMDPNNLNDVAIALTVERQYLERYFSTVKKHYGDFDHYFTDGLKLPQDFKEQMQKNYLV is encoded by the coding sequence ATGACTACAGAGATAACAAATTGGCGTTCATTAGGTGGCTATGTTAGTTCGGATGGAAGAAAGGTTAAAGAAGGGCTGCTTTTTCGTTGTGGTCAACTATTTGATTTAACCGATGAACAAAAAGATCGTGTTCAGAACTACTACAAAATAAAGCGACTGGTTGATTTTCGCGGTGATGAGGAGAGACAAGAATATCCAGACTATCTTTGGTCAGAATTAGATTATGAAATAATTGATGTGCTGAAAGATACTGGCACAAATCAGGCTAGTGTTGATGAAATCGTTTCGGCCAACAGCAATGTTGAACAGGACATGTTGAAAACCTATGAAGAATTAGCATTGGCAGAATCTGCTAAGCAAGGCTATCACGACTTTTTGCTAACGTTAATGACTGATCCAGTTCCAGTTGCCTTTCATTGTTTTGCCGGTAAGGATCGAACAGGGGTAGCTGCAGCCTTAATTTTAAAGAGCTTGGATGTTAGTGAGGAGCAGATTTTCACCGACTACTTAAAAACAATTTCTGCTCGTAAAAAAGCTAACGAAGAAATATTAGAATACTTAAAAGATAAGATGGATCCTAATAACCTCAATGATGTAGCAATTGCGTTAACTGTTGAACGCCAATACCTGGAAAGATACTTTTCAACCGTTAAAAAGCATTACGGTGATTTTGATCACTACTTTACTGACGGCTTGAAACTGCCACAAGATTTTAAAGAGCAAATGCAAAAGAATTACTTGGTTTAA
- the udk gene encoding uridine kinase, translating into MSKLEKPVVIGITGGSGSGKTTIAHKIVDQMQENEHVLIMTQDSYYKDNTGIPMNIRQNINYDHPDAFDIPLLEEQLNRLLQYEPIEMPVYDFKEHTRSKETIHIEPADIIILEGILVLASEEIRNLMDIKVYVDTDDDIRFIRRLERDIKERGRSIDSVIEQYLDTVKPMYHQFIEPTKRYADIIIPEGGENNVAIDMLTTKVHSVLSENIR; encoded by the coding sequence ATGTCTAAACTTGAAAAACCCGTTGTGATAGGAATTACCGGTGGTTCAGGCAGCGGTAAAACTACCATCGCTCACAAAATTGTTGACCAAATGCAGGAAAATGAACATGTCTTAATTATGACGCAAGATTCATATTACAAAGATAATACTGGTATTCCGATGAACATCAGACAGAATATCAATTATGACCACCCTGATGCTTTTGATATTCCCCTTTTAGAGGAGCAATTAAATCGGTTATTACAATACGAGCCAATTGAAATGCCCGTTTACGACTTCAAAGAACACACAAGAAGCAAAGAAACTATCCATATCGAGCCTGCCGATATTATTATTCTTGAAGGAATATTAGTACTGGCAAGTGAAGAGATTCGTAATTTAATGGATATTAAAGTTTACGTTGATACGGATGATGATATTCGTTTTATCAGACGATTAGAGCGTGACATTAAGGAACGGGGCAGATCGATTGATTCGGTCATTGAACAATATTTAGATACAGTTAAGCCAATGTATCACCAATTTATTGAACCAACCAAACGCTATGCAGACATTATCATCCCTGAAGGCGGCGAAAATAATGTCGCCATCGACATGCTCACCACTAAGGTACACTCTGTTTTAAGCGAAAATATTAGATAA
- the hpt gene encoding hypoxanthine phosphoribosyltransferase: MPKNDNIDNIIDHKLFTEDDIHQMCVKLGKQLTEDYAGKKPLVIGALKGAIFFLTDLVREMNVKEEIDFMDVSSYGDSFESSGEVKIISDLATDVKDRDVLIVEDIVDTGLTLKYMKDLLQKRGAKSVKCCVLLNKEANRKVDVEVEYYGSQVGNEFVVGYGLDFMNFYRNLRYIGVLKPEVIKLANNK, translated from the coding sequence ATGCCGAAAAACGACAATATTGATAATATTATTGATCATAAATTGTTTACCGAAGATGATATTCACCAAATGTGTGTCAAATTGGGTAAGCAATTAACTGAAGATTATGCTGGTAAAAAGCCGTTAGTTATAGGTGCGTTAAAAGGAGCAATTTTCTTTTTAACTGACCTAGTGCGTGAAATGAACGTCAAAGAAGAAATTGATTTTATGGACGTTTCTAGTTACGGCGATAGTTTTGAATCTTCTGGCGAAGTAAAAATCATTTCTGACTTGGCAACAGATGTCAAAGATCGTGATGTTTTAATCGTTGAAGATATCGTTGATACCGGATTAACCTTGAAATATATGAAGGATTTGCTCCAAAAGCGTGGTGCTAAAAGCGTTAAGTGCTGCGTTTTACTGAATAAGGAAGCTAATCGAAAAGTTGACGTTGAGGTTGAATATTACGGTTCACAAGTCGGAAACGAGTTTGTTGTAGGCTATGGTCTAGATTTTATGAACTTCTACCGTAACTTGCGTTACATTGGCGTTCTCAAGCCTGAAGTCATCAAGCTAGCTAATAATAAATAA
- a CDS encoding GntR family transcriptional regulator, protein MSSFLYQDAKKQILNLISTGQFKPNAKIWNERILAEELGYTRATIKNAINSLVEDNILEKRRGDGTYLVKGALNNAFEIGDDSPNSFTQIMKINQRQAVNRVESFKLIYDDPELAQVFANQDSAFYELCRTRSVNSTVIAVQKSYIPFRLFEDAHRYDFSKMSLYDYMDYQNHKPVNFQTEIETRSLDDNEFVVENIHLDQAKYAYLLFLEYRGFTAKNEMVEYTKSWYNPDFISYKINVKR, encoded by the coding sequence ATGAGCTCATTTTTATACCAAGATGCTAAAAAACAAATTTTAAATTTAATTTCTACTGGTCAATTTAAGCCTAATGCCAAGATTTGGAATGAACGAATCTTAGCTGAAGAACTTGGCTATACCAGGGCGACGATTAAAAATGCTATTAACTCTTTAGTTGAAGATAATATTCTAGAAAAGCGCCGTGGTGACGGCACTTATTTGGTTAAGGGGGCACTTAATAACGCTTTTGAAATCGGGGACGATTCACCGAATTCATTTACCCAGATTATGAAAATAAATCAGCGTCAGGCCGTTAACCGGGTAGAGTCTTTTAAATTAATTTATGATGATCCAGAATTGGCGCAGGTGTTTGCCAACCAAGATAGTGCTTTTTATGAATTATGTCGAACTAGGTCAGTTAATAGCACCGTTATTGCCGTGCAGAAATCGTATATTCCGTTTCGTCTTTTTGAAGATGCTCATCGCTATGATTTCAGTAAAATGTCCCTCTATGATTACATGGACTATCAAAATCACAAGCCAGTCAATTTTCAGACTGAAATAGAAACCCGCTCACTAGATGATAACGAATTTGTTGTCGAAAATATTCATTTAGACCAAGCCAAATATGCGTATTTATTATTTTTGGAATACCGTGGTTTTACAGCCAAAAATGAAATGGTTGAATATACGAAGTCATGGTACAACCCAGACTTTATAAGCTATAAAATCAACGTCAAACGGTAA
- a CDS encoding FAD-binding protein, producing the protein MDSFSTKVVVVGSGSSGISACFELYQRKVPFILLEKGDKVGGAGKFGAHGVFAINSQEQNKRHVKYGYRDAFNGLTNYNHYFVNGELLSRFLQKSGANIDRLSEMGLPVTVEQSEQKAHLDDPLVYHKFNNFNEKMANWDKLPALFTAAGNKVLLETAAVDVEYDNGLTAVIAQTKEGQKITIKTEKVIFADGGYCGNQMMLEQKYSDAAEFLNLGERKSDGRGIRIAQALGADTRHNPVLFAHGCAPSRTINPMRRESSVEALTNLPLLWLDQTANRFVNEDVVYDFAMWGNAAHNVNGKYYVIVDQATIDTFKKTTVGLEDTFERQFCDVGQTPKTTVGPLPNIQQDFDNAVKTGEVVKAGTLEELAQKLGLPQQALDKSIAKYNDAVEQKQDKTFLKPAAELLFTVTQGPFYAICEHCAILGTLDGVNVDRNCQPVREDGSPIRDIYVVGNNANGLYSDGYPSYEGIANGFAFVSGWIAAQEAIKSLN; encoded by the coding sequence TTGGATTCTTTTTCAACTAAAGTTGTTGTTGTCGGCTCTGGTTCATCCGGCATCTCAGCTTGCTTTGAACTTTATCAACGAAAAGTACCTTTTATTTTGTTAGAAAAGGGCGATAAAGTTGGGGGTGCCGGAAAGTTTGGTGCCCATGGTGTTTTTGCCATTAATTCACAAGAGCAAAACAAGCGACACGTAAAATATGGCTATCGTGATGCCTTTAACGGTCTAACCAATTATAATCACTATTTTGTTAACGGCGAATTACTCAGTCGCTTTTTACAAAAGTCGGGGGCAAATATTGACCGTCTAAGCGAGATGGGGTTGCCAGTAACCGTTGAGCAAAGTGAGCAAAAGGCGCATCTGGATGATCCGCTTGTGTACCATAAGTTTAATAATTTTAACGAAAAAATGGCCAATTGGGATAAGTTGCCCGCATTGTTCACCGCAGCTGGAAACAAGGTTTTACTTGAGACGGCAGCTGTTGATGTTGAATATGATAACGGCTTAACGGCAGTCATTGCGCAAACTAAAGAGGGGCAAAAAATTACCATTAAAACTGAAAAAGTTATTTTTGCGGATGGTGGTTACTGCGGTAACCAAATGATGCTTGAGCAAAAATATTCCGATGCTGCCGAATTTCTGAATTTAGGTGAGCGCAAGTCGGACGGAAGGGGAATCAGAATTGCGCAAGCACTTGGTGCAGACACGCGCCATAATCCGGTGCTGTTTGCTCATGGTTGTGCGCCTAGTCGAACAATCAATCCGATGAGACGGGAAAGTTCTGTCGAGGCATTGACCAACTTGCCTTTGTTATGGCTTGATCAGACAGCTAACCGGTTTGTAAACGAAGATGTTGTTTACGATTTTGCTATGTGGGGAAATGCTGCCCATAATGTGAATGGCAAATATTACGTTATTGTTGATCAAGCAACAATTGATACCTTTAAAAAGACTACAGTAGGACTGGAAGATACATTCGAACGCCAATTTTGTGATGTTGGTCAAACGCCAAAAACAACTGTTGGGCCTTTACCAAATATTCAGCAAGACTTTGACAATGCTGTCAAAACGGGCGAAGTGGTGAAGGCAGGCACGTTAGAAGAGCTAGCTCAAAAACTGGGCTTGCCGCAACAAGCGCTTGATAAGAGTATTGCAAAATATAACGACGCAGTTGAGCAAAAGCAGGATAAGACCTTTTTAAAACCTGCTGCAGAACTGTTATTCACGGTTACTCAAGGCCCGTTTTATGCTATTTGTGAGCATTGTGCCATTCTGGGAACTTTAGATGGTGTAAATGTGGACCGTAATTGTCAACCGGTGAGAGAAGATGGTTCGCCAATTAGAGACATTTACGTCGTTGGTAATAATGCGAATGGATTATATTCGGATGGTTATCCAAGTTATGAAGGAATTGCAAATGGTTTTGCGTTCGTTTCGGGGTGGATTGCCGCACAAGAAGCAATCAAAAGTTTGAATTAG
- a CDS encoding cupin domain-containing protein, giving the protein MNREDYIKSLNLEPHQEGGWFRQIYTSDEQFFAQDSQADRFYYTSIYFLLDDQSCSHFHRLNHDELWYYHDGTAITIHCIAPDGHYYAVKLGKRIDQGEVLQFKVPKNTIFASEVTEPDSFCLVSCMVSPGFDYHDFEMPHKQDLLKQYPDYAEVIKRLAND; this is encoded by the coding sequence ATGAACCGAGAAGATTATATTAAAAGTTTGAACCTTGAGCCTCACCAAGAAGGAGGTTGGTTCCGTCAAATATATACTAGTGATGAGCAGTTCTTTGCTCAAGATAGTCAAGCAGATAGATTTTACTACACTTCAATTTATTTCTTACTTGATGATCAGAGCTGTTCCCATTTTCACCGCTTAAACCATGATGAACTATGGTATTATCATGACGGCACGGCGATTACAATCCATTGTATTGCTCCAGATGGTCATTATTATGCAGTTAAATTAGGTAAAAGAATTGACCAAGGTGAAGTCTTGCAATTTAAGGTACCAAAAAACACCATCTTTGCCTCAGAAGTCACGGAACCAGATAGTTTCTGTCTAGTTAGCTGCATGGTTTCTCCTGGCTTTGACTATCATGATTTTGAAATGCCCCACAAACAAGATTTGTTAAAACAATATCCAGATTATGCTGAAGTAATTAAGCGGCTGGCAAATGATTAA
- a CDS encoding ECF transporter S component, whose protein sequence is MFTRSSKWNVKAIILIALIGIIMGVIYTYGFNWAYNLIKLLLLPTGFAPVTDTVFSGLWLMAAPLAMYFVPTVGSGTIGETLAAVVEMAIGGQWGAVTILSGVIQGATNEIGFFPQKSRYQAFSWQSVLTGAFFAGLGSFIPTYFLYGWSKYSIQLQVIMFITCILSALVFDGVLVKLITNLFDQALKPKIA, encoded by the coding sequence ATGTTTACAAGATCATCAAAATGGAACGTTAAAGCAATTATCCTGATTGCTTTAATTGGAATTATTATGGGAGTAATCTACACTTATGGATTTAATTGGGCTTACAATTTAATTAAGTTATTACTGCTTCCGACCGGCTTTGCTCCGGTAACAGATACTGTTTTTTCTGGATTATGGCTAATGGCAGCTCCTTTAGCGATGTATTTCGTGCCAACGGTTGGTTCAGGAACAATTGGTGAAACATTGGCAGCAGTTGTCGAAATGGCAATTGGCGGCCAATGGGGCGCAGTAACAATTTTGTCTGGTGTGATTCAAGGTGCAACTAATGAAATTGGCTTTTTCCCGCAAAAAAGTCGGTATCAAGCATTTTCTTGGCAAAGCGTACTAACAGGGGCCTTTTTTGCCGGCCTTGGTAGTTTCATTCCAACGTATTTTTTGTACGGTTGGAGTAAGTATAGCATCCAACTGCAAGTTATCATGTTTATTACTTGTATACTCTCTGCGCTTGTCTTTGACGGCGTTTTGGTAAAATTGATTACTAACTTATTTGATCAGGCATTAAAGCCCAAAATTGCTTAA
- a CDS encoding LysR family transcriptional regulator: MNYNLMPVKYFIDVVQTNGFISAAKRNYVSETAVSTAIKKLESELGQKLLNRSAGELSLTPVGKEFYHRAVEIVDLYTEIWRHPDPHPDQLLRIHFFQGLENETAKFAAKLPSSYEISFDEESLSTGIKRLINGNFDLLVGFQLAFVGNTKILSWPFEKVSFDLLFNKQECEQFHGEIKDLAQNCTLYMQNWKTTGIMDIQTAMLDAYNRDGWGHGTVAEVNSFAAACLKVNFGGGMTMVPHSFTLPKYCDNINRIAPRHLKQAFNVVIALSPAISDDVKKMVQKVTTLSY, translated from the coding sequence ATGAATTATAACTTGATGCCAGTCAAATACTTTATTGATGTGGTGCAGACTAACGGCTTTATTTCAGCGGCTAAAAGAAATTATGTTTCTGAAACTGCCGTTAGTACAGCAATTAAAAAACTTGAAAGTGAATTAGGCCAAAAGTTGTTGAATCGGTCTGCAGGAGAATTATCGTTAACCCCGGTGGGAAAGGAATTTTACCACAGAGCGGTTGAAATTGTTGATTTGTATACAGAAATTTGGCGTCATCCCGATCCTCATCCTGACCAATTATTGCGGATTCATTTCTTTCAGGGATTAGAAAACGAAACCGCTAAGTTTGCCGCTAAATTGCCATCGTCTTATGAAATTAGTTTTGATGAAGAAAGTTTATCTACAGGGATAAAGCGATTAATCAACGGTAACTTTGATTTGCTAGTTGGCTTCCAACTTGCTTTCGTTGGTAATACTAAAATCTTAAGTTGGCCCTTTGAAAAAGTTAGCTTTGATTTATTGTTTAACAAGCAAGAATGCGAACAATTTCACGGAGAAATAAAAGATTTAGCGCAAAATTGCACGCTTTATATGCAAAACTGGAAGACAACTGGAATAATGGATATTCAAACGGCGATGTTAGATGCCTATAATCGTGATGGCTGGGGGCACGGAACAGTTGCGGAAGTCAATAGCTTTGCTGCCGCTTGCTTGAAAGTAAATTTCGGTGGCGGGATGACTATGGTTCCACATTCATTTACTTTGCCGAAGTATTGCGACAATATTAATCGGATTGCACCGCGGCACTTAAAGCAGGCGTTTAACGTGGTGATTGCTCTTAGTCCAGCAATCTCTGACGATGTTAAAAAAATGGTGCAAAAGGTAACAACTTTAAGTTATTGA
- a CDS encoding MFS transporter: protein MDKQEKVSVSKTRIGVLAVSMMGMAALAITPSYAAIARTFSLTNTGVQMLTSLPNLFMMLAGIIIGKLTASRFNLKNLTLLAILLVTIGGLLPLAFHTNFAFLVFCSCLVGLGQGACTNLTQVLISQILPKKERESTMGLSTTFINIGGVVFIMGGGQLASMSSWVNNYWIYLFSLLILLVVLVLLPFRPKVLEQNQADGLSTKIVLNKYVFYSALWAFLTMLLNNVLNNNISLFVVHEHLGATTQAAFTSTISLIGGMLCGLIVGLIGKRFKYSSIALSFFIYGLAYLLIGVFHSLLIVFVGSFLVGAAMSIAMGQFPYLISISVADNSVSMALGIYVAIYSIGGVISPFVINPLTSLVKNMGLNVFSVSGILALVIGCVCLLAKYQKNLVNNAQA from the coding sequence ATGGATAAGCAAGAAAAAGTCTCCGTTTCAAAAACAAGAATTGGTGTATTAGCTGTTAGTATGATGGGGATGGCTGCCTTAGCAATTACGCCATCGTACGCCGCAATTGCGCGAACTTTTTCACTAACTAATACTGGTGTGCAAATGCTAACTTCACTGCCGAATTTATTTATGATGCTGGCCGGAATTATCATTGGCAAATTGACTGCCAGCAGGTTTAACCTGAAAAACCTAACGCTTTTAGCGATATTATTAGTAACTATCGGCGGTTTGCTACCACTAGCATTTCATACTAACTTTGCTTTTTTGGTCTTTTGTTCTTGCTTAGTTGGATTAGGTCAAGGTGCCTGTACAAACTTAACGCAAGTCCTAATCTCACAAATTTTACCTAAAAAAGAACGCGAGTCAACAATGGGATTATCGACCACTTTCATCAATATCGGCGGTGTTGTCTTTATTATGGGAGGTGGTCAGCTTGCCTCAATGAGTAGTTGGGTCAATAATTATTGGATTTACCTATTTTCATTATTGATTCTGTTAGTTGTTTTAGTATTACTTCCGTTTAGACCTAAAGTGCTTGAGCAAAATCAAGCTGACGGGCTAAGCACCAAAATCGTGCTTAACAAATATGTTTTTTACAGTGCTTTATGGGCCTTTTTAACCATGCTGCTTAATAATGTCCTCAATAATAATATTTCACTATTTGTTGTTCATGAACATCTCGGCGCCACTACGCAAGCTGCTTTTACCTCAACCATTTCCCTGATTGGTGGCATGTTATGCGGCTTAATCGTTGGTTTAATTGGCAAAAGGTTTAAATACTCTTCAATTGCACTTTCCTTTTTTATCTATGGGTTGGCGTATTTACTGATCGGCGTCTTTCATTCTTTGTTAATTGTCTTTGTTGGCAGCTTTTTGGTAGGAGCTGCTATGAGCATTGCAATGGGACAATTTCCCTATTTGATTTCAATCTCTGTTGCTGATAATAGTGTTTCAATGGCTTTAGGAATCTATGTGGCGATTTATTCTATCGGAGGCGTAATCAGTCCGTTTGTAATTAATCCGTTGACAAGTTTAGTTAAAAATATGGGGTTAAATGTTTTTTCAGTTAGTGGAATTTTAGCCCTTGTTATTGGGTGTGTTTGCTTACTAGCTAAATATCAAAAAAATTTGGTTAATAATGCCCAAGCCTAA
- a CDS encoding FAD-dependent oxidoreductase, producing MFPEKTNYDLVIVGGGLAGLAAAVSAGESNLTTLVLEKGRTLGGDGNYVEGAMGIDSYLQKEQNIAIDAGELLQDELNYSHYEANALHLRKYLSASGKIIDWLHSLGVNFSKVGPQGKSWPTIHTFAGGGHAVVEILQQKATSYGVEIVNSISAQRVIQRNGHVTGLLLKNEATGQYREVATSNVILATGGYVDNPELVKKRIPNTTRLLSVSDGKSTGDGLRLAWQAGADHYQMGAIQYGGGAILDKTRPAYVHMPAQLAAAATQEAILWVNEQGNRFINEDVNDNMCHAGSALLTQSRTFSILDQMAIDHLTNVGLYKEVGNSPVSPAKFANLTSEIERDLANHEKYLTKAASITELGQKLNLPCLAQTIAHYNELTTQGRDTDFGKAKEYLTPITTGPFYAVELGIGMACAIGGIRVDNDSAVLNSYGYPLPGLYAAGNDAAGMLVGDTYAVTLPGSTAGYAVFSGRNAVMSIIVKAG from the coding sequence ATGTTTCCTGAAAAAACAAACTATGATTTGGTCATTGTGGGAGGCGGTCTTGCGGGACTCGCTGCTGCCGTTAGTGCCGGAGAAAGTAATTTGACAACGTTGGTGCTCGAAAAAGGGCGAACACTTGGCGGTGATGGTAATTACGTTGAAGGCGCAATGGGCATCGATAGTTATTTGCAAAAAGAGCAAAACATCGCGATTGATGCTGGTGAGTTGCTACAAGACGAATTGAATTATTCTCATTATGAGGCCAATGCCCTACATTTACGCAAATATCTTTCAGCTAGTGGCAAAATTATTGATTGGCTGCATTCTTTAGGAGTTAACTTTAGCAAAGTGGGCCCGCAGGGTAAAAGCTGGCCAACTATTCATACTTTTGCCGGCGGTGGGCACGCGGTAGTTGAAATTTTACAGCAAAAAGCCACCTCATATGGGGTCGAAATTGTTAACAGTATCAGTGCCCAGCGAGTTATACAACGCAATGGTCACGTGACCGGCTTGCTTTTAAAAAATGAGGCAACTGGGCAGTACAGAGAAGTTGCAACCTCAAACGTTATTTTAGCTACGGGTGGTTATGTTGATAATCCGGAATTAGTTAAAAAAAGGATCCCTAACACTACACGCTTGCTTTCAGTTAGTGATGGTAAATCCACTGGGGATGGACTTCGCTTGGCTTGGCAAGCTGGCGCGGATCATTATCAAATGGGTGCAATCCAGTATGGTGGTGGTGCTATTTTAGATAAAACTCGTCCCGCCTATGTCCATATGCCAGCACAACTAGCTGCCGCTGCAACCCAGGAAGCCATCTTATGGGTAAATGAACAGGGGAACCGATTTATTAATGAGGATGTTAACGACAATATGTGTCACGCCGGAAGTGCCCTTTTGACCCAATCACGGACGTTTTCAATTTTAGACCAAATGGCAATTGATCATTTGACTAATGTGGGTCTTTATAAGGAAGTTGGTAATTCACCTGTTTCTCCAGCTAAATTTGCTAACTTAACTAGTGAAATCGAACGAGACTTAGCAAATCACGAAAAGTATTTGACTAAGGCAGCCTCGATTACGGAACTAGGACAAAAGCTCAACTTACCATGTTTAGCCCAAACAATTGCCCACTATAATGAATTGACGACTCAAGGCCGCGATACGGATTTTGGCAAGGCTAAAGAGTACTTGACGCCAATTACAACTGGGCCATTTTATGCCGTAGAACTAGGAATTGGTATGGCCTGTGCAATTGGCGGAATCCGTGTTGATAACGACAGCGCTGTCCTTAATAGTTATGGTTATCCTTTGCCCGGATTATATGCTGCAGGTAATGACGCCGCTGGTATGCTGGTGGGTGACACATATGCGGTTACGCTTCCTGGTAGCACTGCTGGTTATGCAGTCTTTTCCGGACGAAATGCGGTTATGAGCATTATTGTAAAAGCAGGTTGA